The Astatotilapia calliptera chromosome 17, fAstCal1.2, whole genome shotgun sequence genome has a segment encoding these proteins:
- the rgs4 gene encoding regulator of G-protein signaling 4 produces MCKGLATLPATCLKSAKDIKHKISFLLQKPEPQAADQKQMKEKSTTAAAKRVPNTAEVEKWKESFSHVLNSEVGRTVFTSFLKSEFSEENMDFWMACEDYTKTAPTKLATRAKQIYQKYIGADALNEVNLDAATREKTRQNVENACPCCFDDAQKMIYTLMEKDSYRRFLKSKLMQDLCQQQSNAAQEKKEKRSCDMADSSQVLAGGA; encoded by the exons ATGTGTAAAGGACTTGCAACACTGCCTGCGACATGCTTGAAAAG TGCCAAAGACATCAAGCACAAAATAAGCTTCTTACTCCAGAAGCCTGAACCTCAAGCAGCAGATCAGAagcagatgaaagaaaaatcaaccacagctgctgcaaaaaG GGTGCCTAATACAGCTGAGGtggagaaatggaaggagtCTTTTAGCCATGTGCTGAACAGTGAAG tGGGTCGCACAGTCTTCACCAGCTTCCTAAAGTCGGAGTTCAGTGAGGAAAACATGGACTTCTGGATGGCTTGCGAGGACTACACGAAGACTGCACCTACCAAGCTAGCAACCAGAGCCAAGCAGATCTACCAGAAATATATTGGTGCAGATGCTCTTAATGAG GTAAACTTAGATGCAgcgacaagagaaaaaacaagacagaacgTCGAGAACGCCTGCCCTTGTTGTTTTGATGATGCCCAGAAGATGATCTACACACTGATGGAGAAAGACTCCTATAGGCGCTTTCTCAAATCCAAACTGATGCAGGATCTGTGCCAACAACAGAGTAACGCTGCTcaggagaagaaagagaagagaagctgTGACATGGCTGACAGCAGTCAGGTGTTAGCTGGTGGTGCTTAG
- the rgs5a gene encoding regulator of G-protein signaling 5a translates to MCKGLAALPQTCLERAKEIKSKLGVLLQKPENAIDLIIPYPEKTEKKPEKLQKPAPEEASQWRESLDRVLNNSYGLSAFRSFLQSEFSDENIEFWMACEDFKKTKNPAKMAAKAKKIYEDFIQSEGPREVNIDHFTKDVTLRNLVELSPSTFDLAQKRIYALMEKDSFGRFLRSEQYQELLVN, encoded by the exons GGCTAAGGAGATCAAGTCGAAATTAGGAGTCTTACTGCAGAAGCCGGAAAATGCCATCGACCTCATCATCCCCTACCCTGAGAAGACTGAAAAGAAACCGGAGAAGCTCCAGAA GCCTGCTCCTGAAGAGGCTTCTCAATGGCGTGAGAGTCTGGACCGGGTCCTGAACAACAGCT ATGGTCTGTCTGCCTTCCGTAGCTTCCTGCAGTCTGAGTTCAGTGATGAGAACATCGAGTTCTGGATGGCCTGTGAGGATTTCAAGAAGACCAAGAACCCAGCGAAGATGGCTGCCAAGGCAAAGAAGATCTACGAAGACTTTATCCAGTCTGAGGGACCCAGAGAG GTCAATATTGACCACTTCACCAAGGATGTGACCCTGAGGAACTTGGTGGAGCTTTCCCCTTCAACCTTTGACCTGGCCCAGAAGAGGATCTATGCCCTCATGGAGAAAGACTCCTTTGGCCGTTTCCTCCGGTCTGAGCAGTACCAGGAGCTCCTGGTCAACTAA